The following is a genomic window from Pyricularia oryzae 70-15 chromosome 5, whole genome shotgun sequence.
GGTGACGATGGACTGGACGGCAGATGCCGTGCGGTTCAGGCGGGTTTTGCGTATCTCGAGGTCATTCTTGGTCTCGACGCGGAGTTTGTAGGGCAAGAAGGAGGACCCGTTGACCGTCCTGCCCGGCTCGAGGATCAGGTTTTCCAGGAGGAGATCCACATCCGGCGTCGAGACTTCAAGGCGCGGGATCGGCACGTACTGTATACCTTGCACCATCATTGGCACGAAGACGTTGATGCAGTCGGTGATTAGATCTGTGTTGACGTATTGGTTCTTGGGCGAGAGGAGCTTCAGGACCTTGCCTGCTGTCGTCAAAAGTCGAGAGACGTCGGCATCGCGGAGGACAGACTGTACAGTCGACTGCAGCTGTGCGAGAAGCGCGTCTACGTCGTCTCTGAGCGCTGATCGGGTAGCCAGCTGTTTCGACTGGCCGCGGAGCGTCTGGAAACGCTCCTCTGCATGTTCAAAAAAGGATGGGTCGGCGAGCAGCTCCTGCACAGCATTGCCAATCTGGCGGACTAGCTCGTCGAATTCGGGGTCGCTGCGTCCATGCTCATACACCACCTTGAAGCGCTTTTCCAGCTCGTCCCATTCCTTGGCGTCGCCAAAGGACCTGATCAGCGACCAAAAATTCCTGAGGGCTTTGTCCGTctctctgttgacgctgacgTCCTCATCGGCAGCGCGAAGGGTGTCCTCAACGACATGAGAGTAGACTGTAGCGTATCGTTTTAAGAGTAGGGATAGTGTAGACACGGAATCCGAATAATCCGTGCGCTGGCGGAGGTTCGCCACGGTCCTGCGCAGACGATTCAGCAGGGCATCCTTCTCATCGCCCTGCAGGTGATCGACCAGGCTGTGTTGTGCTTCACCAACAACTTCAGTAGCTCCGTTGGCAACCGCTTTAGTCACCGATGCCACCTCGCTCTCCAGGTTCTCTTTGCTAGGCTTATCCTCGGATGATGCATTATCGTCTGACGCCGACGGCTTGCCATTCGTCTTGTCAAGCTCACTCTCCTTCTTCAAGGTCTGCTGCTCCTCAGCCGAAGGTTCGATCTGCTTGGCGACGTCCTTTGAAACGCTGGAAAGCTTCATCGCCGTGTCGCTAAAGACCTCCTTGCCGATGGTGCCCAGGTCGGACAAAAACATGCGAAAGTCAGAGTTGGTTAGCAGCAACGACCCCACGGTCTTGAGGCTGCTGTAGGCTATCACTTTGGTCAGCCAATTCTTTTCCCCCCGAGACGACAAGCCCCCCCAGCGATACAGAAAAATACTACTCACCAGCAGCCGTGTTGGCCCGCGCCTGCGCCCTACCCGCCCGCTCGACAATATCCTCCATGTCGACAGACATCCTCGCCTGCGAGAGGCACCATACAAAGTCCTGGATCTGGTCGTCCGCATTCTTGTGCTGCAGCAGCTCCATGAGGTGGCTGATGGTCTGCTTGGAATAGTGCAGCACGGCGCGCCCAGAGTCGCTcaggtcgtcgtcgtcggccggCGGATTCAGCAGCTCCGACGCCAAGAGCGTGCGGAGGTTGACAATTGCCTGGTCGTTGGACGGCATGTAGCCCTTGGTCAGCGCACGCAGCATCTGGTACGTGTGCAGTTTTTGGTGCAGGGCGGCCTGCATCGCCGTCTCGTCGTCATACTCGGGAAGAAGCGGCTGGCGCTCTGCCTCCTCCGAGGGCGCGCAGATGCCGCAGCAGGTGAGGATTTGGATGTCCATGGCTGGTGGTTGAACTTTTTGTATGGCTAAAAGTTCATTATTTCATTTCGGGCTATTTGTGtcgctctttcttttttttttttgtcttttgagCAATTCTGAATCTCGAGGGGATATCTTAATTATGTGTATCGACGTTGCGGACTGCCTGCATGCGTCTTACCAGTGCGTGACGCGTTGATGTTCACGGGCCACTGAACGATGACGTCGATATTTTGAACGGCGACCTAAAACCGCATAAACACATGCTAGCTGACAATCAAGTTTGGAGTAGGTACGGTACCTATCCAAAGTAGGAGGTAAATACGCTACAGATGTCACTTTTAATGACTGGAATAGAACCGAAAAAATGACGCAGGATTTTTCACACTACTGAATGTATATTTTTCTTCAAGAGAACCCTCCAGCAAAAAAGACTTCCAAGCTGATCATTCGGTCAAATTGTCGATGTTGCAGCAACAGTCACGTGCACACTCTTTCCCATCTACCCTTGGATGAATGCACTCGTGGGCCTATTGTAGAATGGAGAAATATTCTAATTTACCCTGCACCTACACGTAAATTCTGAAGCCACAGTAAATACGTAGCTCGCCCTTGTCCCTGTTTATAGCATCTTGTCAGGTGATTCAAAGATTTTTGTCCGCCGGATTACGGAATTCAAGGTTGTTCATCACACACAATAAAAGaaatttaattttttaaattcCCGATAAAAGCCGACGAGAGGCTAAGATTTCCGGGCGGTGCTGGCGATCTTCTGTGTAATAACCCGTATCGTACAGAAACAGGGCTACAGTTTAATTATTGAATGAATAGATGCATTTAAAAACCTAGAACTAAAAGCCAAGGTAGGAAATAGTAGAAAGAAGAAGGGGCGAAGTGCCTCGCGCCCGATCGCGTCAGAAATGCATGTTATGCGTTCAGCCCGAACCCGTGTGGGGCTGTCATGACATGGCGGCCGCGCCACCACAGAGCCATCCTTTTGACGTTGGAATATTTATTATATATCCGGTGTGCATAATTGGGCACACACTAATAAATACAAAACCGAAAACATTCCTTACTAGAGTACCCTCTTGAATCTCGCATTACTTTGGACTCCTAATCCTGTCCGTTACCCGGAGAACTGTCAAACTCAAACCCTGGCCAACACTCCCTCGCGCCCCGCACAACCCTCATATTAAACATATGCCACCAGATTGGGCAAGGCTCGTGAGGGGGGAGGACTACGACGTCTTGACGTATGGCCAGGACACTACGTTTTGTGGAGGGACACCTACGGGTCACTGTCCTCTAATGTGAGGGCAAAATGTGCACAACAAGTCTCGCCATTCAGAGAAATAGCAAATTCCAATCAAAGATTTAGACAAAAAATTCAAAAGCCTTTGAATGCGGGAAAACGCTCCAGGTTACCCCTTTCGAACCGTTCCCCTCCCAAGCACTAACAATGGTGATAGGGTAAAATTCCTCCAATGACACATTTGTTTGGTGGTGTGGGCCCTATAGTTATTGCTGGCTTTGGTAAtagtttttgaaaaaaaaaaaaaaaaaaaaaaattaaggtACTTGTAGCTTCCCGCGAACAGTCAAGTTTGTGAAAGCCCACGCATCAACGTACGGTGGTTTTCGCACGATGCCATAGTAATACTGGCGTGTTGCAGCCCTGCCAGGTAGGCTAAGCCACCAAAAGTTACATGATATCCCGGTAGATCCCTGGTCTACCACGGTGGcaggcgaaaaaaaacacccctTGTCGCCGTATATGTGTGCGTGGGCCTTTGTTAGTTTAACTTTTTACGGGAACCATCAAGTACCCCAATGACTTTTTTGTTCAAAACTATTACCAAAATCGGCAAAACCCACAAAGCCCACACCAGCGGACACTGTATAGGGGGAGTAGTATTTTTACCCATGCCATTATAGTAAAGTGAGTGAACAGAGCCCATTCTTCTCCAGGTTTTGGGTGGATAACGTACGGAACGGAGCGCTAGTTACGGAGCGGGGAGAATGGGAGCACAGAGTCAAGCTCCGACAAGTAGCCAGACTGTTCAGTTAGGGTTTGATTATGGATAGAACGAAAAGAATATAAATACAGACAGGTGCGGCGATGTCGTCCCATATTCCACTTTGACGTACAAACCAAACTTGGCTTGAAGAAACAAGCAGCTTCAtcataattttttttattttttttttgttacttGTTTGATTTCCCATTCCAATTTTCAACTCTGTTCTGTAAGCCGAGTCTTCCGCGCTCTACTATGTCCATCCCACAGGCTTTGGGGTTAGGGGTCCTTTTGGTAAGTCGATTTGGGTACTCGGTCGTGGACTTGTAGCGCCAACTCGGCTAACTCGCTATCCTACAGGTCCTCGGCTACCTTGCTTCAGTGGCCATCTACCGACTGTACTTTCACCCGCTGGCCAAGTTGCCAGGCCCTCGCCTCTACGCCATAACGAGTCTGCCTTTTCTGGTCAGGGACAAGATTCTAGGCACCTGGGTCATGAGCACGACGGAGCTGCATGCCAAGTATGGACGCATGGTGAGATTCGCCCCGGACCGCGTCTCAGTGGATGGTTCGATTGGATGGTCCGACATCTACCAGCGCCGTCCCAACCTGCCCGAATTTGACAAGGACATCAGGACGTATCAAGTCGGCAGACTGGGTCTTCTCCCGGCCCTGCGCGACGACCATCGGCGCCAGCGAAGGACCGTGGCCCGCGCCTTTTCTGTGACGGCCTtgaaggagcaggaaacctatgtCCAGACTCACTTGGACTTCTTCATCGGTCGGATGCACGAATTCGCGGCCAAAGACGCCGATGTCGACATTTCAAACTGGCTCAACTACTTGACGTTTGACATTGTTGGCGATTTGGCCTTGGGCGAGCCGTTCGGATGCATGGCAAACGGCGGATACCACCCCTTTGTGTCCATGATCTTCGACACCGCCAAGGCAAACGCCATGGGGAACTTCATGGACAACTTCAAATTCCTCTCGCCTCTGGTCAAGCTGATGGGCAAGAAAGAGCTCCGGCGCAACATGGCGATCATCGAGATGGCCGCCGCGACCACCGAGAAGCGCATTGCCCTGGGGCCCGACGCCCGCAAGGACTTCATGACATATCTCCTTCGCAAGAGCAAGGACGGTGAGGGTCTGACGCACCCCGAGATACTCACCAACTCGAGAGTTTTGATCGTCGCCGGCAGCGAGACCACAGCCACGGCGCTCTGTGGCCTCATTTTCTACCTATCCCGCACCCCTCAAGCCTACCGGCGCCTTGTGGAAGAGATCCGCTCTTTTACTTCGGAAGACCAGATCACCATGCAAACCCTCGAAGGCTTGCCGTACCTCAACGCCTGTCTCGAGGAGATCCTGCGCATATACCCACCTGCTGCCGACACGCCTCCCCGCATATCGCCTGGAGCCGAGGTTGGCGGATACTATATTCCAGAAGGagtaagtcttttttttttcttttttttttctcgtcttTCTTCACCCTACCTCTTCTCTCTAGGCATCCAGACGCTAACCAGATACCAATCTAGACCGTCGTATCCATCTACCAATGGGCTACGCACCACAACCCGGACAACTTTGTCAACCCTCTCACTTTTGCCCCCGAGCGTTGGTTGCCTCGAAGCAATCCTTTCTACGAAAGCATCTACGACAAAGATAACAAGGCCGCGTTCCGGCCATTTGCGGTTGGTCCCCGGGACTGCGTCGGAAAGAACCTCGCCTATTCCGAGATGCGCTTAGTTATCTCGCGGCTGCTGTGGAACTTTGACGTTACCCTCGTCCCGGGACAGGACGACTGGATGAAGCGACAGAAGGTCTTCCTGCTGATTGAGAAGGATGACCTGTTCGTCAAGCTGAAGCCCGTGAAACGTTCATAGTATAGTTGACCAGCTGCGTTTGCCGTCAATCTTTGGGCTTCCCCAAAAAAACGCTGCATTGGAGGTTCGCGTTAGCTGTGTCCGGTGTGTTATATAACGTACCGCACATCTTTGGTATGGCAATCTCAGTGCAAGCGGCAATTCAGGCTCCTGGGTACTAAATGCAACAGCGAAGAACGAGGCGGCTATCTAACATTTGTTTTACATGGCTACTGGATTTCGTGTTTCATCACATACGGCCATACGCACTGGGGGATCTTGTCCGCTTACCCCCTAGTCTAGTTAGATCTGTGAGGCAGGACAGGCTCGGAGTTGAACGAATGGAAAGAGAGCCAGCGGGGTTCGGGTTTGACCCAAATTATGGCTAATATATATTTCTTACGTGACTAATGAATATTTCTTATGTAGCAAATCATGACAACCTCTTTTTTCCGGCAATATACTGAGTACCGTATTATATTATGTTCTACATTATTGGTTCCCCTCAATTTTAAAGTTAACCCCCGCGTCAGTCTCGGACCCGAGAACAGTATGCTTACCACGGTAtcaggcgaaaaaaaaactcccacCTTTGTCGCCGTATATGTATGCGTGGGCCTTTATTAACTCGACTGTTCGCGGGAACGATCAAATACCCAAATTATTTCTTTGGTTCAAAACTACCTATTAACAAAGTCGGCAAAGTCCACAAAGTCCATACCAGCGGTTATTGTACAGGGGTATTGAAATTTGCCTTTACCACTATAGTAGTTTGAGGGTCGCGGCTTTTATATATTGACtttcccaaaaaaaaaaaagaaaaaaaaaaaaaaaaaaaaaaaaaaaaacaaggaaaataaaataaaaaagcagGCCGAATTCCTTGCCGCTGACACCGATATCCGCACCATTGGGTGTTGTTAGTGGCGCTGATTGATGTGCCCAGCAGCTACATGCTTTGATGTGTACACCATGTATGTGGGTCAAAAATAGGATCAGAACCTCAAAGTATGTTGGAACAGTATACGCATGGCCAGCCTCCGGTTTCCGTAGCGAGCGACGGGTTTCGGATTTGAGGAAGGATACCGATCCGGATAAGGCAGTGTCAAAACTACCCATTACACTCGGCATTCCTTTTTGTCATGCTGCCTGTAGcgacctttttttcccaatTTTGCATTGCATGTCTTCTGCACTCATATGCTGGCTCGAAATGGCGAATGAAACGTTCTCTGCCATATCCCAGCCTGGGGCTTTTCCAGGCTTGGGCGCTCAGACGTCCGCctgggcgtcgtacgtagtCGCGGCCTTGCTCTTGGCCTCTTTGGCTTACAGCAGGCGCGACAAGTATCGAGGTGTACCCGACGTGACTCCGTCTCGGCCCTTTGAGCTGACCGACTCGAGAAAACGAAAGGAATTCTTGGCAAAATCCCGCGAGATTCTGGCTCAAGGCAGCAAAAGGTATGGAGACCAACCATACAAAGTGACGGCGGAGATGGGCCAAATACTCGTCCTACCACCGCAGTACGTCGCCGAGCTCAAGAACAACCCTGCTCTGGATTTAACAGCGTTTGTTCAAAAAGTATGTATTGACTGCGTCGTTGAATCTACCGTCTTGAGTTGTTTTCTCtatttttcatttttttttctgtctctttctctctgtctctctctctctctttcttgttTGGCTGACTTGCGCACTCACTAAAAACAGATTCTGGTCCATGCGTACCTTCC
Proteins encoded in this region:
- a CDS encoding isotrichodermin C-15 hydroxylase, whose amino-acid sequence is MSIPQALGLGVLLVLGYLASVAIYRLYFHPLAKLPGPRLYAITSLPFLVRDKILGTWVMSTTELHAKYGRMVRFAPDRVSVDGSIGWSDIYQRRPNLPEFDKDIRTYQVGRLGLLPALRDDHRRQRRTVARAFSVTALKEQETYVQTHLDFFIGRMHEFAAKDADVDISNWLNYLTFDIVGDLALGEPFGCMANGGYHPFVSMIFDTAKANAMGNFMDNFKFLSPLVKLMGKKELRRNMAIIEMAAATTEKRIALGPDARKDFMTYLLRKSKDGEGLTHPEILTNSRVLIVAGSETTATALCGLIFYLSRTPQAYRRLVEEIRSFTSEDQITMQTLEGLPYLNACLEEILRIYPPAADTPPRISPGAEVGGYYIPEGTVVSIYQWATHHNPDNFVNPLTFAPERWLPRSNPFYESIYDKDNKAAFRPFAVGPRDCVGKNLAYSEMRLVISRLLWNFDVTLVPGQDDWMKRQKVFLLIEKDDLFVKLKPVKRS